A genome region from Magnolia sinica isolate HGM2019 chromosome 8, MsV1, whole genome shotgun sequence includes the following:
- the LOC131252668 gene encoding tubulin beta-2 chain-like yields MREILHIQGGQCGNQIGAKFWEVVCAEHGIDPTGRYHGDSDIQLERINVYYNEASCGRYVPRGVLMDLEPGTMDSIRSGPYGQIFRPDNFVFGQSGAGNNWAKGHYTEGAELIDSVLDVVRKEAENCDCLQGFQVCHSLGGGTGSGMGTLLISKIREEYPDRMMLTFSVFPSPKVSDTVVEPYNATLSVHQLVENADECMVLDNEALYDICFRTLKLTTPSFGDLNHLISATMSGVTCCLRFPGQLNSDLRKLAVNLIPFPRLHFFMVGFAPLTSHGSQQYRQLTVPELTQQMWDSKNMMCAADPRHGRYLTASAVFRGKMSTKEVDEQMINVQNKNSSYFVEWIPNNVKSTVCDIPPTGLKMASTFIGNSTSIQEMFGRVSEQFTAMFRRKAFLHWYTGEGMDEMEFTEAESNMNDLVSEYQQYQDATADEEGEYEDEEVEEDM; encoded by the exons ATGCGTGAAATTCTTCATATCCAAGGTGGCCAATGCGGCAATCAGATCGGGGCCAAGTTCTGGGAAGTCGTATGTGCTGAGCACGGCATCGATCCCACCGGAAGATATCATGGGGATTCCGATATTCAACTCGAGAGAATCAACGTCTATTACAACGAAGCAAGCTGTGGGAGGTATGTTCCTCGTGGTGTTCTGATGGATCTTGAGCCAGGAACCATGGACAGCATCCGATCAGGACCCTATGGTCAGATCTTCCGACCTGATAACTTCGTCTTCGGCCAATCGGGTGCTGGGAACAACTGGGCCAAAGGGCATTACACCGAGGGTGCGGAGCTGATCGATTCGGTCCTTGATGTCGTCCGGAAAGAGGCAGAAAACTGCGACTGCTTGCAGG GTTTCCAGGTCTGTCATTCCTTAGGTGGAGGGACGGGCTCCGGCATGGGGACGCTTTTGATATCGAAGATCAGGGAAGAATATCCTGATCGGATGATGCTCACCTTCTCTGTTTTCCCCTCTCCAAAAGTCTCTGATACAGTCGTTGAGCCTTACAACGCAACGCTGTCTGTCCATCAGCTGGTTGAGAACGCCGATGAGTGCATGGTCCTTGATAATGAAGCTCTCTATGACATCTGCTTCAGGACTCTCAAGCTTACTACACCCAGCT TTGGGGATCTGAACCATCTGATATCTGCCACAATGTCCGGAGTGACCTGCTGCCTCAGGTTCCCAGGCCAGCTCAACTCCGACCTCCGAAAGCTTGCTGTCAACCTCATCCCCTTCCCCCGCCTGCATTTCTTCATGGTGGGCTTTGCTCCTCTAACATCCCATGGGTCCCAGCAGTACCGGCAACTGACGGTGCCTGAACTGACCCAACAGATGTGGGACTCCAAGAACATGATGTGTGCTGCTGATCCACGTCATGGACGGTACCTTACTGCATCGGCTGTGTTTCGTGGCAAAATGAGTACAAAGGAAGTTGATGAGCAGATGATTAATGTGCAGAACAAGAATTCCTCCTACTTTGTGGAATGGATCCCCAACAATGTTAAATCCACAGTCTGTGACATTCCGCCCACGGGCCTGAAGATGGCGTCGACATTCATTGGGAACTCGACATCGATCCAGGAGATGTTTGGACGGGTGAGCGAGCAATTCACAGCCATGTTCAGGAGGAAGGCGTTCTTGCATTGGTACACGGGTGAGGGGATGGATGAGATGGAGTTTACAGAGGCAGAGAGTAACATGAATGATTTGGTTTCAGAGTATCAGCAGTATCAGGATGCGACGGCAGATGAGGAGGGAGAATATGAGGATGAGGAAGTTGAAGAAGATATGTGA